Proteins from one bacterium genomic window:
- a CDS encoding DUF885 domain-containing protein, whose protein sequence is MQVAQRENALHRLFASEWDYAMAQDPLWASSLGDYRFNDRWRDLSPAARTGRARHYADTLKRLSAIDRSKLSSDDQLNYDLFQREISLLAEEAALGADRMPLSHKEGIHIAHDVVDFLRFETVKDYEDWIARMRTFPRYMDQTLALMREGKAAGLLPPRAILSRIPSQLKLQMPANPEDSPFYKPFAKMAAGIPAAEQERLRAQAREAITAQVIPAFHAFDVYFSGEYLPASPEKVGLRNLPNGEKLYAFYARYYTSTELSPSAIHRLGLSEVARIRREMEGVMAQVGFKGTLNAFFAHLKDQKQYFRADADALLMEYRALSRRIDPLLPKLFKNLPRAPYAVEAVPAELAPNSSAAYYMGPAADGSRPGTFYVNLYRSEERPTYEMTPLALHETVPGHHLQIALAQEQSELPAFRRYGGYTAFIEGWGLYSESLGHELGLFEDPYVRFGKLNMEMRRALRLVLDTGLHHEGWDRQKAIKFFLENAAKTELEATNEVDRYLGKPGQALSYKVGELKIQELRARASAKLGSKFDIREFHDVILRQGALPLDVLEKRVDAWIQASKK, encoded by the coding sequence ATGCAGGTCGCTCAGCGCGAGAACGCCCTTCATCGCCTGTTCGCATCCGAGTGGGACTACGCCATGGCTCAGGATCCGCTCTGGGCCTCGTCGCTCGGTGATTACCGCTTCAACGATCGCTGGCGGGACCTGAGCCCGGCGGCCAGGACCGGCCGCGCGCGCCACTACGCGGACACGCTCAAGCGCCTCTCGGCCATCGACCGCAGCAAGCTTTCGAGCGACGACCAGCTCAACTACGACCTCTTCCAGCGCGAGATTTCGCTGCTCGCCGAAGAGGCGGCCCTCGGCGCGGATCGGATGCCGCTGAGCCACAAGGAAGGCATCCACATCGCCCACGACGTGGTGGACTTCCTGCGCTTCGAGACGGTCAAGGACTACGAGGACTGGATCGCCCGGATGCGCACCTTCCCGCGGTACATGGACCAAACCCTTGCCCTGATGCGCGAAGGCAAGGCAGCGGGCCTCCTGCCGCCCCGGGCGATCCTGAGCCGGATTCCCTCCCAGCTCAAGCTCCAGATGCCCGCCAACCCTGAGGACAGCCCCTTCTACAAGCCCTTCGCCAAGATGGCCGCGGGCATCCCCGCCGCCGAGCAGGAGCGCCTGCGCGCCCAGGCGCGCGAGGCCATCACGGCCCAGGTCATCCCCGCCTTCCACGCGTTCGACGTCTACTTCTCGGGCGAGTACCTGCCCGCGAGTCCCGAGAAGGTGGGCCTGCGCAACCTTCCGAACGGCGAGAAGCTTTACGCCTTCTACGCGCGCTACTACACCAGCACCGAGCTGTCCCCCTCGGCCATCCATCGCCTGGGGCTCTCCGAGGTCGCCCGCATCCGGCGCGAGATGGAAGGGGTCATGGCCCAGGTCGGCTTCAAGGGCACCCTGAACGCCTTCTTCGCCCATCTCAAGGATCAGAAGCAGTACTTCCGCGCCGACGCGGACGCGCTCCTGATGGAGTACCGCGCCCTCTCGCGCCGGATCGACCCGCTCTTGCCCAAGCTCTTCAAGAACCTGCCGCGTGCCCCGTACGCGGTCGAGGCGGTGCCGGCCGAGCTTGCGCCCAACTCGAGCGCGGCCTACTACATGGGACCGGCCGCCGACGGCTCGCGCCCCGGTACCTTTTACGTGAACCTGTACCGCTCGGAAGAGCGTCCCACCTACGAGATGACCCCGCTCGCCCTCCACGAGACCGTGCCGGGCCACCACCTCCAGATTGCGCTGGCTCAGGAGCAGAGCGAGCTGCCCGCGTTCCGCCGCTACGGCGGTTACACGGCCTTCATCGAGGGCTGGGGGCTGTACTCCGAGTCGCTCGGTCACGAGCTGGGCCTTTTCGAGGATCCCTACGTCCGGTTCGGCAAGCTGAACATGGAGATGCGCCGCGCCCTGCGCCTGGTGCTCGACACCGGCCTGCACCACGAAGGCTGGGATCGCCAGAAGGCCATCAAGTTCTTCCTCGAAAACGCGGCCAAGACCGAGCTCGAAGCGACCAACGAGGTGGACCGCTACCTGGGCAAGCCCGGCCAGGCCCTTTCGTACAAGGTGGGCGAGCTGAAGATCCAGGAGCTGCGGGCACGGGCAAGCGCCAAGCTCGGCAGCAAGTTTGATATCCGCGAGTTCCACGACGTGATCCTGCGCCAGGGAGCCCTGCCGCTGGACGTTCTCGAGAAGCGCGTCGACGCCTGGATCCAGGCGAGCAAGAAGTAA